In the genome of Flavobacterium panacagri, one region contains:
- a CDS encoding LacI family DNA-binding transcriptional regulator: MKRKITLKQIAKELDVSISTVSKSLRNSLEIGEETRLKVQAFAKFYNYKPNNIALSLKNRKTKSIGIIIPEIVHYFFSTVINGIEQVANEYGYSVVICVSDDSFDKEVLNMEMLANGSIDGFIMSLSKETQFKGDFHHITEVINQGMPVVMFDRVTNDILCDKVIIDDKAAAYEAVQSLIDNGRKKIALVTTVDYVSVGKLRTDGYEKALLDNGLPFNEDLIIKIEDVDTCEITISQLLHDRAFDAVFAVNELFAVTIIKTANKMGLKVPEDLAVIAFTDGIISKYSTPTITTVSQSGEKMGNKAAKMLIERIEAEEDDDDEEHNENYITEVIETHLIKRESTD, encoded by the coding sequence ATGAAACGTAAAATAACCCTAAAACAGATTGCAAAGGAACTTGACGTATCGATTTCAACTGTCTCAAAATCACTTAGAAACAGTCTTGAAATTGGGGAAGAAACCCGACTAAAAGTTCAGGCTTTTGCGAAGTTTTACAACTATAAGCCAAACAATATTGCTCTCAGTTTAAAAAACCGAAAAACCAAGAGTATTGGTATTATTATTCCCGAAATTGTGCACTACTTTTTCTCTACTGTAATCAACGGAATTGAACAGGTTGCAAACGAATATGGCTACAGTGTTGTCATCTGTGTATCGGACGATTCTTTTGACAAAGAAGTCTTAAATATGGAGATGTTAGCCAACGGAAGTATCGATGGTTTTATCATGTCACTTTCTAAAGAAACCCAGTTCAAAGGCGACTTTCATCATATCACAGAAGTTATCAATCAAGGAATGCCGGTGGTCATGTTTGACCGCGTTACTAATGACATTTTATGCGACAAAGTAATTATTGATGATAAAGCTGCAGCTTATGAAGCCGTTCAGAGTTTAATTGATAATGGAAGAAAAAAGATTGCATTAGTTACAACTGTTGATTATGTAAGCGTTGGAAAACTAAGAACTGACGGCTACGAAAAAGCACTATTAGATAATGGATTACCTTTCAATGAAGATTTAATCATAAAAATTGAAGATGTAGATACCTGCGAAATTACCATAAGCCAGCTTCTACATGATCGTGCTTTTGATGCTGTTTTTGCTGTAAATGAACTTTTTGCTGTCACAATTATCAAAACAGCCAATAAAATGGGCTTAAAAGTTCCAGAAGATTTGGCAGTAATTGCTTTTACTGATGGAATAATTTCGAAATATTCAACTCCAACCATTACAACTGTTAGCCAAAGCGGTGAAAAAATGGGAAATAAAGCAGCTAAAATGCTTATCGAAAGAATTGAAGCCGAGGAAGATGATGATGATGAAGAACACAATGAAAACTATATCACAGAAGTTATAGAAACTCATCTTATTAAACGAGAATCTACTGACTAA